One region of Salinirubrum litoreum genomic DNA includes:
- a CDS encoding helix-turn-helix domain-containing protein — MGLSVESVGAVQSGSQELSRDLVFATLSNARRRYVLHYLKRHGGPATIRQLAEQIAAWENGTTMAEVTYKQRKRVYTSLHQTHLPKLADAGIIESERSWEAITLSARADELDVYLEVVPKDDLPWSDFYLGLAGVGLALVAGLWMGAYPLTLFSDLAWAGLFAVVLFVVAAVHAYDARRHLLGGTETPTDAGAARTDPSATSGDSRE; from the coding sequence ATGGGTCTGTCAGTCGAGTCGGTGGGTGCCGTGCAGTCGGGGAGTCAGGAGTTGTCGCGCGATCTGGTCTTCGCCACGCTCTCGAACGCGCGGCGGCGGTACGTCCTCCACTATCTGAAACGTCACGGCGGGCCGGCGACGATCCGGCAGTTGGCCGAACAGATCGCCGCGTGGGAGAACGGGACGACGATGGCCGAGGTGACGTACAAACAGCGCAAGCGCGTCTACACCTCGCTCCACCAGACGCACCTCCCGAAGTTAGCCGACGCCGGCATCATCGAGTCGGAACGCTCGTGGGAGGCGATCACGCTCTCCGCGCGCGCCGACGAACTCGACGTCTACCTCGAAGTCGTCCCGAAAGACGATCTCCCGTGGAGCGACTTCTACCTCGGACTCGCGGGGGTCGGACTCGCGCTGGTCGCCGGGCTCTGGATGGGTGCGTACCCGCTGACGCTCTTCTCGGATCTCGCGTGGGCCGGCCTGTTCGCGGTCGTGCTGTTCGTCGTCGCGGCCGTCCACGCCTACGACGCCCGGCGACACCTGCTCGGCGGGACCGAGACGCCGACCGACGCCGGTGCGGCCCGGACCGACCCGTCGGCAACGTCCGGCGACAGTCGGGAGTGA
- a CDS encoding class I SAM-dependent methyltransferase produces the protein MDVACVRVPREQGETTRRKLADAGLLDHDHEITHEDGTLYIPVTDAEAAASVVDADAGGEDAAVAVEVRDLPTRETQQLPDDILGFEPSYERLGEIVILDEDDPDRARQIADAIVASDIPVETVVNRASKVKGDLRVRDWDVLVGETTEAVHREYGCEFLVDIAEVYFSPRLATERHRVVQQVEAGERVFDMFAGVGPFVIPMAKRGAEVVGCDLNPVAVEYLEKNAERNGVADRVTAVAGDVREVADDWTDWADRVVMNLPHSANEFVDTAVALAGDDCVLHYYDIQHEDDLFGPGERAIRQAVADAGGEYEVEVLTRHEVRSYAPHEKNVCLDVALSR, from the coding sequence ATGGACGTCGCCTGTGTCCGCGTCCCCCGCGAGCAGGGAGAGACCACGCGCCGAAAACTGGCCGACGCGGGACTCCTCGACCACGACCACGAGATCACTCACGAGGACGGGACGCTCTACATCCCCGTCACCGACGCCGAGGCCGCCGCGTCGGTCGTGGACGCCGACGCCGGGGGCGAGGACGCGGCGGTCGCCGTCGAGGTCCGTGACCTCCCGACCCGCGAGACACAGCAACTCCCCGACGACATTCTGGGCTTCGAGCCGAGTTACGAACGCCTCGGCGAGATCGTCATCCTCGACGAGGACGATCCGGACCGCGCCCGCCAGATCGCCGACGCGATCGTCGCCTCGGACATCCCGGTCGAGACGGTCGTCAACCGCGCCTCGAAGGTGAAAGGCGACCTCCGGGTGCGCGACTGGGACGTGCTGGTCGGCGAGACCACCGAAGCCGTCCACCGCGAGTACGGCTGTGAGTTCCTCGTGGACATCGCCGAGGTGTACTTCTCGCCGCGCCTCGCCACCGAGCGCCATCGTGTCGTCCAGCAAGTGGAGGCGGGCGAACGGGTCTTCGACATGTTCGCCGGCGTCGGTCCCTTCGTGATCCCGATGGCGAAGCGGGGAGCCGAGGTCGTCGGCTGTGATCTGAACCCGGTCGCCGTGGAGTATCTGGAGAAAAACGCCGAGCGGAACGGTGTCGCGGATCGCGTGACCGCAGTCGCGGGCGACGTGCGCGAGGTCGCAGACGACTGGACCGACTGGGCGGATCGGGTGGTGATGAACCTCCCGCACAGCGCGAACGAGTTCGTCGACACGGCGGTCGCGCTGGCCGGCGACGACTGTGTCCTGCACTACTACGACATCCAGCACGAGGACGACCTGTTCGGGCCGGGCGAGCGGGCGATCCGGCAGGCCGTGGCCGACGCCGGCGGCGAGTACGAGGTCGAGGTGCTGACGCGCCACGAGGTGCGATCCTACGCTCCGCACGAGAAGAACGTCTGTCTCGACGTGGCACTGTCGCGGTGA
- a CDS encoding sulfurtransferase gives MTDIVASPDWLADNLDSVRVVDVRDAWEFDGIGHLPGAVNVPFEEFRSDAGDEGMLPGADVWTDLLESVGITPDDTVVVYDDTHGVFAARFLVTALAYGHRDVRLLDGDYSAWTRDHETTTDTLNVERSTYEVAEPAEPFLVDFETVREALNSDAVLVDTREQWEYEEGHLPGAVQLDWLELVDDETRGLKSREELASILEDRGITPDRRVVLYCNTARRISHTFVVLRHLGYEQVEFYEGSLTEWEARDGELVTEE, from the coding sequence ATGACCGACATCGTCGCCAGTCCCGACTGGCTGGCCGACAACCTCGACTCGGTGCGCGTGGTGGACGTGCGCGACGCGTGGGAGTTCGACGGCATCGGACATCTCCCCGGCGCGGTGAACGTCCCCTTCGAGGAGTTCCGGTCGGACGCCGGCGACGAGGGGATGTTGCCCGGCGCTGACGTGTGGACCGACCTCCTCGAATCTGTGGGTATCACCCCCGACGACACCGTGGTCGTCTACGACGACACCCACGGCGTCTTCGCGGCGCGCTTCCTCGTCACCGCACTGGCGTACGGCCACCGCGACGTGCGACTGCTCGACGGCGACTACTCGGCGTGGACTCGCGACCACGAGACGACGACCGACACGCTCAATGTCGAGCGCTCGACCTACGAGGTCGCCGAGCCAGCAGAGCCGTTTCTGGTCGACTTCGAGACGGTCCGCGAGGCGCTGAACTCCGACGCCGTGCTCGTGGACACCCGCGAGCAGTGGGAGTACGAGGAGGGCCACCTGCCCGGCGCGGTCCAACTGGACTGGCTGGAACTCGTGGACGACGAGACGCGCGGGCTGAAATCGCGCGAGGAGTTGGCGTCGATTCTAGAGGACCGGGGGATCACGCCGGACCGTCGGGTGGTGCTCTACTGCAATACGGCCCGCCGGATCAGCCACACCTTCGTCGTGCTTCGGCATCTCGGGTACGAGCAGGTCGAGTTCTACGAGGGGAGTCTGACCGAGTGGGAGGCGCGCGACGGCGAACTGGTGACGGAGGAGTGA
- a CDS encoding NAD-dependent epimerase/dehydratase family protein: MIDPSDRRPHETGPAPTESLPSLDAADSVLATGGAGFIGTHLVEALAPDHSVTVYDTDRPADGHPPGVDHVTADVRDVSTLRDYVADADVVFHEAAVADVSQSIRRPVATHETNLDGTLSLLECARDTDTRVVFASSAAIYGHPERLPICEDHPKRPTTPYGLEKLAADQYTRLYADLYDVETVALRYFNVYGPRQGAGDYSGVITTFVRQALAGEDLTVHGDGEQTRDFVFVEDIVRANLLAATTDAVGESYNVGTGESVTIRELAALIRRLSDADVDIVHTESRAGDIDHSVADSSKAERRLDFEPTVSLEAGLDRTIAWFEASD; this comes from the coding sequence ATGATCGACCCATCCGATCGCCGACCTCACGAGACGGGGCCAGCACCCACGGAGTCGCTCCCGTCGCTCGATGCCGCCGACAGCGTCCTCGCTACCGGCGGTGCCGGGTTCATCGGTACTCACCTCGTCGAGGCGCTCGCACCCGACCACAGTGTGACCGTCTACGACACGGACCGCCCGGCCGACGGCCACCCGCCGGGCGTCGACCACGTCACTGCCGACGTCCGCGACGTCTCGACACTCCGGGACTACGTCGCAGACGCCGACGTCGTCTTCCACGAGGCTGCAGTCGCCGACGTCTCCCAGTCGATCCGACGGCCGGTCGCCACCCACGAGACGAACCTCGACGGGACGCTCTCGCTGCTCGAGTGTGCCCGCGACACCGACACGCGCGTCGTCTTCGCGTCGAGCGCAGCGATCTACGGCCACCCGGAGCGGCTTCCGATCTGCGAGGACCACCCGAAACGGCCGACGACACCGTACGGACTGGAGAAACTCGCGGCCGACCAGTACACCCGCCTGTACGCCGATCTGTACGACGTCGAGACGGTCGCGCTCCGGTACTTCAACGTCTACGGGCCGCGACAGGGGGCCGGCGACTACAGCGGCGTGATCACGACGTTCGTCCGGCAAGCTCTCGCCGGTGAGGACCTCACGGTCCACGGCGACGGCGAGCAGACACGCGACTTCGTGTTCGTCGAGGACATCGTTCGGGCGAACCTGCTCGCGGCAACCACGGACGCGGTCGGCGAGTCGTACAACGTCGGCACCGGCGAGTCGGTCACCATCAGGGAACTGGCGGCACTGATCCGTCGGCTGAGTGACGCGGACGTCGACATCGTCCACACCGAGTCACGAGCCGGTGACATCGATCACTCGGTCGCCGACTCCTCGAAGGCGGAACGGAGGCTCGACTTCGAGCCGACGGTCTCTCTGGAGGCGGGCCTCGACCGGACGATAGCGTGGTTCGAGGCGTCCGACTGA
- a CDS encoding glycosyltransferase family 4 protein, whose amino-acid sequence MRSDAPVGPATADRETGANRLDGIRVLNLVTSRRPFFDEQVSVLERRGITQTTLELPGQRSGTDSRSVAEYLRYYPLVLRARPWTYDVVHANFGLTGPFALAQWRRPVVLSLWGSDLLGEFGWLGKACARLADETIVMSDEMFDELGVDDAHVIPHGIDLTQFRPIPTATARRRVGWNETGPHVLFPYDPDRPEKNYPLAEEVVAATADRLGESVALHAVHGVEHEEVPYYMNAADALLLTSDREGSPNAVKEAMACNCPVVARDVGDVRDRLADVRGSAVVADDADLPDRLAEIVTSDTQNDGREHVQHLSLERMGDDLIDVYRRALR is encoded by the coding sequence ATGCGCTCCGACGCCCCGGTCGGTCCGGCGACTGCGGACCGCGAGACTGGGGCCAACCGACTCGACGGAATCCGCGTCCTGAACCTGGTCACGAGCAGACGGCCGTTCTTCGACGAGCAAGTCTCGGTACTCGAGCGCCGTGGCATCACACAGACCACCCTCGAACTGCCCGGACAGCGATCCGGAACCGACAGTCGCTCGGTCGCCGAGTATCTGCGGTACTACCCACTCGTGCTCCGCGCCCGCCCGTGGACCTACGACGTCGTCCACGCGAACTTCGGACTGACCGGCCCGTTCGCGCTCGCGCAGTGGCGACGACCGGTCGTGCTCTCGCTGTGGGGGAGCGACCTCCTCGGCGAGTTCGGTTGGCTGGGGAAGGCCTGTGCCAGACTGGCCGACGAGACGATCGTGATGAGCGATGAGATGTTCGACGAACTCGGCGTCGACGACGCGCACGTGATCCCACACGGGATCGACCTGACCCAGTTTCGGCCGATTCCGACCGCGACGGCACGCCGACGTGTCGGGTGGAACGAGACGGGACCACACGTGCTCTTCCCGTACGACCCCGACCGCCCGGAGAAGAACTACCCGCTCGCCGAGGAGGTCGTCGCGGCGACCGCAGACCGACTCGGCGAGTCGGTCGCCCTCCACGCCGTCCACGGCGTCGAGCACGAGGAGGTGCCGTACTACATGAACGCCGCCGACGCACTGCTGTTGACGTCCGACCGCGAGGGGTCACCGAACGCGGTGAAAGAAGCGATGGCGTGCAACTGTCCCGTTGTCGCGCGTGACGTCGGCGACGTTCGGGACCGACTCGCCGACGTTCGGGGTTCGGCCGTCGTCGCCGACGACGCCGACCTGCCGGACCGTCTCGCCGAGATAGTGACCAGCGACACACAGAACGACGGGCGTGAGCACGTCCAGCACCTGAGTCTCGAACGGATGGGTGACGACCTGATCGACGTCTATCGGCGGGCACTCCGATGA
- a CDS encoding sulfurtransferase, giving the protein MTDYAKDVLVSADWVADHLEEFQSDDPAHRLVEVDVDTEAYDESHAPGAIGFNWETELQDQTTRDILTKEDFEDLLGSHGITEDSTVVLYGDNSNWFAAYTYWQFKYYGHDDVRLMDGGRDYWLENDYPLTDEVPEFSAQTYTASGPRESIRAYREDVENAIERGVPLVDVRSPEEFSGEILAPPGLQETAQRGGHIPGAQNISWAAVTNADGTFKTREELAALYAEHGIDGDSTTVAYCRIGERSSVAWFALHELLGYEDTINYDGSWTEWGNLVGVPIEKGN; this is encoded by the coding sequence ATGACAGATTACGCTAAAGACGTACTCGTTTCGGCGGACTGGGTGGCGGACCACCTGGAGGAGTTCCAGTCGGACGACCCGGCACACCGACTGGTCGAGGTCGACGTGGACACCGAGGCGTACGACGAGAGTCACGCGCCCGGTGCCATCGGCTTCAACTGGGAGACCGAGTTGCAGGACCAGACGACACGCGACATCCTCACGAAGGAGGACTTCGAGGACTTGCTGGGTTCCCACGGCATCACCGAGGACTCGACGGTCGTGCTGTACGGCGACAACTCCAACTGGTTCGCGGCGTACACCTACTGGCAGTTCAAGTACTACGGCCACGACGACGTGCGCCTGATGGACGGCGGCCGCGACTACTGGCTGGAGAACGACTACCCGCTCACCGACGAGGTGCCGGAGTTCTCGGCACAGACCTACACCGCCAGCGGCCCGCGCGAGTCCATCCGTGCGTACCGCGAGGACGTCGAGAACGCCATCGAGCGCGGCGTCCCCCTCGTCGACGTCCGCTCGCCCGAGGAGTTCTCCGGCGAGATTCTCGCGCCCCCGGGACTCCAGGAGACCGCCCAGCGCGGCGGCCACATCCCCGGCGCACAGAACATCTCGTGGGCGGCCGTGACGAACGCCGACGGGACGTTCAAGACCCGCGAGGAACTCGCAGCGCTGTACGCCGAGCACGGCATCGACGGCGACTCCACGACGGTCGCGTACTGCCGGATCGGCGAGCGCTCCTCGGTCGCGTGGTTCGCGCTCCACGAACTGCTGGGCTACGAGGACACGATCAACTACGACGGCTCGTGGACCGAGTGGGGCAACCTCGTCGGCGTCCCCATCGAGAAGGGTAACTGA
- a CDS encoding phosphoglycerate kinase gives MFKTLDDLPDDQCVLVRLDLNSPVEDGKPQDNRRFQRHARTVRELMETGHRVVLMAHQGRPGRDDFISLEGHADILAEHVGHDVGFVADTYGEEALAAIDALEPGEALLLENTRMCDDELPEKEPEAHADSEFVQTLSGHVDAYVNDAYSAAHRAHASLVGFPLVLPAYAGRVMETEYEANTAIAEKEFDGQVTMVVGGTKATDVIDVMHAIGDKVDTFCMGGIAGELFLRADGAPVGFDLDPEADLYDSQWDANHETIESLIDERGDGIRLATDLAYEADDGDRAEVRVADVDEKDESYLDIGTETVESYEPIIRESDAVFVKGALGVFEDERFSTGTVGVLEAIAETDCFSVVGGGDTSRAIEMYGLSEDDFSHVSIAGGAYIRALTGDSLIGVEVLQQERD, from the coding sequence ATGTTCAAGACGCTCGACGACCTCCCCGACGACCAGTGCGTCCTCGTCCGACTCGACCTCAACTCGCCGGTCGAAGACGGCAAGCCGCAGGACAATCGCCGGTTCCAGCGACACGCCCGGACCGTCCGAGAACTGATGGAGACCGGCCACCGCGTCGTCCTCATGGCCCACCAGGGCCGCCCCGGCCGGGACGACTTCATCTCACTCGAAGGCCACGCGGACATCCTCGCCGAGCACGTCGGCCACGACGTCGGCTTCGTCGCCGACACCTACGGCGAGGAGGCACTCGCCGCGATCGACGCCCTCGAACCCGGCGAGGCCCTGTTGCTCGAGAACACCCGGATGTGCGACGACGAACTGCCCGAGAAAGAGCCCGAAGCCCACGCCGACTCCGAGTTCGTCCAGACCCTCTCGGGACACGTCGACGCCTACGTCAACGACGCCTACTCGGCGGCCCACCGCGCGCACGCCTCGCTGGTCGGGTTCCCACTCGTCCTGCCGGCCTACGCCGGGCGCGTGATGGAGACCGAGTACGAGGCCAACACCGCCATCGCGGAGAAGGAGTTCGACGGGCAGGTGACGATGGTCGTCGGCGGGACGAAGGCGACCGACGTCATCGACGTGATGCACGCCATCGGCGACAAGGTCGACACCTTCTGCATGGGCGGTATCGCGGGCGAACTGTTCTTGCGCGCGGACGGCGCGCCGGTCGGCTTCGACCTCGACCCCGAGGCCGACCTCTACGACAGTCAGTGGGACGCGAACCACGAGACCATCGAGTCCCTGATCGACGAACGCGGCGACGGCATCCGCCTCGCGACCGACCTCGCGTACGAAGCCGACGACGGCGACCGCGCCGAAGTCCGTGTGGCCGACGTCGACGAGAAAGACGAGTCCTACCTCGACATCGGGACCGAGACGGTCGAGTCGTACGAACCCATCATCCGCGAGTCCGACGCCGTCTTCGTGAAGGGTGCACTCGGCGTCTTCGAGGACGAACGCTTCTCGACGGGAACTGTCGGTGTCCTCGAAGCCATCGCCGAGACCGACTGCTTCTCGGTCGTCGGCGGCGGCGACACCTCCCGCGCCATCGAGATGTACGGCCTGAGCGAGGACGACTTCTCGCACGTCTCCATCGCGGGCGGGGCCTACATCCGGGCGCTGACGGGCGACTCGCTGATCGGTGTGGAAGTCCTCCAGCAGGAGCGCGACTGA
- a CDS encoding tubulin/FtsZ family protein, with protein MKLALIGVGQAGGKVVEALVAYDGKTGDRFVTAALAVNTAKADLLGLKLLRPEHRVLVGQARVKGHGVGADNELGAEVMSEDVDEVLRALDSVPTHEVDAFLVVAGLGGGTGSGGAPVLAHELKRLYTEPVYGLGILPGTDEGGIYTLNAARSFQTFVREVDNLIVFDNDAWRASGESVQGGYATINEELARRLGVLFSAGETDGTDVAESVVDASEIINTLAGGGVSTVGYASAKLDRTEKGLLSRFGGKKREAVDDGESLSRILSVVRRATLGRLTLPCEIGGTERALVIVSGPPAYLSRRGIERARTWIEEETGTMEVRGGDYPVPDSDYVASVVLLSGVYDVPRIKELQQIAIEAQRSREDHEAVAPDALEDLLSTDDRLDSLF; from the coding sequence ATGAAACTCGCACTCATCGGTGTCGGACAGGCGGGCGGCAAGGTAGTCGAAGCACTCGTCGCGTACGACGGGAAGACGGGCGATCGGTTCGTCACCGCCGCCCTCGCGGTCAACACCGCGAAGGCAGATCTCCTCGGCTTGAAACTGCTCCGGCCCGAACACCGCGTCCTCGTCGGCCAGGCCCGCGTGAAGGGGCACGGCGTCGGTGCCGACAACGAACTCGGCGCGGAGGTCATGAGCGAGGACGTCGACGAGGTGCTCCGGGCACTCGACTCGGTCCCGACCCACGAGGTCGACGCCTTCCTCGTCGTCGCCGGCCTCGGCGGCGGGACCGGGTCGGGCGGCGCGCCGGTGTTGGCACACGAACTGAAACGCCTCTACACGGAACCCGTCTACGGCCTCGGTATCCTGCCCGGTACCGACGAGGGCGGGATCTACACCCTCAACGCGGCGCGGTCGTTCCAGACGTTCGTCCGGGAGGTGGACAACCTCATCGTCTTCGACAACGACGCCTGGCGCGCCAGCGGCGAGTCGGTCCAGGGCGGCTACGCGACGATCAACGAGGAACTCGCCCGCCGACTGGGTGTGTTGTTCAGCGCCGGCGAGACCGACGGGACCGACGTGGCCGAGTCGGTCGTGGACGCCAGCGAGATCATCAACACCCTCGCGGGTGGCGGCGTCTCGACGGTCGGCTACGCCAGCGCGAAACTCGACCGGACAGAGAAGGGTCTGCTCTCACGGTTCGGCGGGAAGAAGCGCGAGGCGGTGGACGACGGCGAGTCGCTCTCGCGCATCCTGAGTGTCGTCCGGCGGGCGACCCTCGGCCGACTGACGCTCCCCTGTGAGATCGGTGGCACAGAGCGGGCGCTGGTGATCGTCTCCGGGCCACCCGCGTACCTCTCGCGGCGCGGCATCGAACGCGCCCGGACGTGGATCGAAGAGGAGACGGGGACGATGGAGGTTCGCGGCGGCGACTATCCGGTGCCGGACAGCGACTACGTGGCGAGTGTCGTCCTCCTGTCGGGGGTCTACGACGTCCCCCGGATCAAGGAACTCCAACAGATCGCCATCGAGGCCCAGCGGAGCAGGGAAGATCACGAGGCGGTCGCACCCGACGCGCTCGAGGACCTGCTCTCGACGGACGACCGACTCGACTCGTTGTTCTGA
- a CDS encoding metallophosphoesterase, translated as MLVGIVSDTHDNLDAVEWAVAQFEQAAVDVVIHCGDFVAPFSATPFEGDWEFYAVRGNNDGEWALQQTVEGFGTYLGQCGRLTLDDTDIAVYHGTNRHLREALVRSGEYDFVCHGHTHQRAHEATDGTVRVNPGGLPIPDADDTFSVATLDTASGSVDFHERG; from the coding sequence ATGCTCGTCGGCATCGTCTCCGATACCCACGACAACCTCGACGCGGTCGAGTGGGCGGTCGCACAGTTCGAGCAGGCAGCCGTGGACGTCGTGATCCACTGCGGCGACTTCGTCGCCCCATTCTCGGCGACGCCGTTCGAGGGTGACTGGGAGTTCTACGCGGTCAGGGGGAACAACGACGGCGAGTGGGCGCTCCAGCAGACGGTCGAAGGGTTCGGCACCTACCTCGGCCAGTGCGGCCGTCTCACGCTGGACGACACCGACATCGCGGTCTACCACGGGACGAACAGACACCTCCGGGAGGCCTTGGTCCGGTCGGGCGAGTACGACTTCGTCTGCCACGGCCACACCCACCAGCGCGCCCACGAGGCGACCGACGGGACCGTGCGCGTCAACCCCGGTGGTCTGCCGATTCCGGACGCCGACGACACCTTCTCGGTGGCGACGCTCGACACCGCCTCGGGGTCGGTCGATTTCCACGAACGCGGGTAG
- a CDS encoding VanZ family protein: MSDDDETGSGHDTDSEPRDSSRRRWLAVAGLVTLGLVGASLVPPALVFGSSPDGGATTEVLGPLGLVGADKWLHGAGYAVLAGTLLPAVSRTDRDRSGLRVVLLAVAVAAGVGLGVELLQWPHPGRTASVADATANLVGAALGAGVAVTVGRRRN, encoded by the coding sequence GTGTCGGACGACGACGAAACCGGGAGCGGGCACGATACTGACAGCGAGCCGAGAGACTCCTCGCGGAGACGCTGGCTCGCTGTCGCCGGACTCGTCACCCTCGGCCTCGTCGGCGCCTCGCTCGTCCCACCCGCACTCGTCTTCGGGTCGTCGCCGGACGGCGGAGCGACGACAGAGGTGCTCGGACCGCTCGGTCTCGTCGGTGCGGACAAGTGGCTCCACGGGGCCGGCTACGCGGTGCTCGCCGGAACACTACTTCCTGCGGTGAGTCGCACCGACCGCGACCGCAGTGGCCTCCGGGTCGTACTGCTCGCGGTCGCGGTCGCCGCCGGTGTCGGCCTCGGCGTCGAACTGCTCCAGTGGCCCCACCCCGGTCGAACCGCCTCCGTGGCCGACGCGACCGCGAACCTCGTCGGTGCGGCCCTCGGCGCTGGCGTGGCGGTCACCGTCGGACGCCGGCGGAATTGA
- a CDS encoding aldehyde ferredoxin oxidoreductase family protein: MTELGGFQDHVARVDLSAGEVAYEGIDEEDAKKYIGARGLGVKYVFDQGPDVDPMGPDNLLAFMNGPLTGTQTVMSGRIALVTKSPLTGTVTDSHHGGWSGARLKWSGFDGLLFTGKAESPVYAVVEDGELELRDASHVWGESVHETIETLGEEVEGSVGKNTSIMAIGPGGENGVKYACVVNEDDRASGRGGTGCVMGSKNLKAVVVKSGTRMPKPADAETFQEGYQQAMQVIQESDVTAPNEGGLSLYGTNVLMNITEEMDGLPVKNGKYTSTESMRDTEGATLDAEEVSGENVRENILVDEPTCHSCPVACKKEVEVSTMHKGEEMNVRMESYEYESAYALGPNSGHTDRDQVAVMIDQCNKMGVDTIEMGNVMAMAMEMSEEGKLDDVGETLDWGDTETMVDMIERVAHREEGLPDLLAEGPNGIAESKDAHENSLAVKGQTIPAYDPRCMKGMAIGYATSNRGACHLRGYTPSAEILGFPVKVDPYEWEGKGELTATFQDMHCISDSFDICKFNAFAEGIEEYVLQYNGMTGLDVSEEELLEAGERIYNLERYYNNLAGFDGADDSLPDRFLEDGIRGQGASEGEYAELDEMKAEYYEVRGWVDGVVPDEKLDELGIDVGPGTGVSSEGDSPAPADD, from the coding sequence ATGACAGAACTCGGCGGATTCCAAGACCACGTGGCCCGCGTGGACCTCTCGGCTGGCGAGGTCGCGTACGAGGGCATCGACGAGGAGGACGCGAAGAAGTACATCGGCGCGCGCGGACTGGGTGTCAAGTACGTCTTCGATCAGGGACCGGACGTGGACCCGATGGGTCCCGACAACCTGCTCGCGTTCATGAACGGGCCGCTCACGGGGACGCAGACCGTGATGAGCGGCCGGATCGCCCTCGTCACGAAGTCCCCATTGACGGGGACGGTCACCGACTCGCACCACGGCGGGTGGTCCGGGGCGCGACTGAAGTGGTCGGGCTTCGACGGCCTGCTGTTCACCGGGAAGGCCGAGTCGCCGGTGTACGCGGTCGTCGAGGACGGCGAACTCGAACTGCGCGACGCCTCGCACGTCTGGGGCGAGAGCGTCCACGAGACCATCGAGACGCTCGGCGAGGAGGTCGAGGGGTCGGTCGGCAAGAACACCTCCATCATGGCCATCGGGCCGGGCGGCGAGAACGGCGTGAAGTACGCCTGCGTCGTCAACGAGGACGACCGGGCCTCCGGCCGCGGTGGCACTGGCTGTGTGATGGGGTCGAAGAACCTCAAGGCGGTCGTCGTCAAGTCGGGGACGAGGATGCCGAAGCCGGCCGACGCGGAGACGTTCCAGGAGGGCTACCAGCAGGCGATGCAGGTCATCCAGGAGTCCGACGTGACCGCGCCCAACGAGGGCGGCCTGTCGCTGTACGGGACGAACGTCCTGATGAACATCACCGAGGAGATGGACGGCCTCCCGGTGAAGAACGGGAAGTACACCTCGACAGAGTCGATGCGCGACACCGAGGGCGCGACGCTCGACGCCGAGGAGGTGTCGGGTGAGAACGTCCGGGAGAACATCCTCGTCGACGAACCGACCTGTCACTCCTGCCCGGTGGCGTGCAAGAAGGAGGTCGAGGTCTCCACGATGCACAAAGGCGAGGAGATGAACGTCCGGATGGAGTCGTACGAGTACGAGTCCGCCTACGCACTCGGTCCGAACTCGGGGCACACCGACCGCGACCAGGTCGCGGTCATGATCGACCAGTGCAACAAGATGGGCGTCGACACCATCGAGATGGGCAACGTGATGGCCATGGCGATGGAGATGTCCGAGGAAGGCAAACTCGACGACGTCGGCGAGACGCTCGACTGGGGCGACACCGAGACGATGGTCGACATGATCGAGCGTGTCGCCCACCGAGAAGAGGGCCTGCCGGATCTGCTCGCCGAGGGGCCGAACGGCATCGCCGAGTCGAAGGACGCCCACGAGAACTCGCTGGCCGTCAAGGGACAGACCATCCCGGCGTACGACCCGCGCTGCATGAAGGGCATGGCCATCGGCTACGCAACCTCGAACCGCGGTGCCTGTCACCTCCGGGGGTACACGCCCTCGGCGGAGATTCTCGGTTTCCCGGTGAAGGTCGATCCGTACGAGTGGGAGGGCAAGGGCGAACTCACCGCAACCTTCCAGGACATGCACTGCATCTCCGACTCCTTCGACATCTGCAAGTTCAACGCCTTCGCGGAGGGCATCGAGGAGTACGTCCTGCAGTACAACGGCATGACCGGCCTCGACGTGAGCGAGGAGGAACTGCTCGAAGCGGGCGAGCGAATCTACAACCTCGAACGCTACTACAACAACCTCGCCGGCTTCGACGGCGCGGACGACTCCCTGCCGGACCGCTTCCTGGAGGACGGCATCCGGGGGCAAGGTGCCTCCGAGGGCGAGTACGCCGAACTCGACGAGATGAAAGCCGAGTACTACGAGGTGCGCGGCTGGGTCGACGGCGTCGTCCCGGACGAGAAACTGGACGAACTCGGCATCGACGTCGGGCCGGGTACGGGCGTCTCAAGCGAGGGCGACTCCCCCGCCCCTGCCGACGACTGA